Proteins encoded together in one Felis catus isolate Fca126 chromosome B3, F.catus_Fca126_mat1.0, whole genome shotgun sequence window:
- the PSMB5 gene encoding proteasome subunit beta type-5, which translates to MALASVLERPLPVNGLGFFGLGGRADLLDLGPGSPSDGLSLAAPHRGVPEEPRIEMLHGTTTLAFKFQHGVIVAADSRATAGAYIASQTVKKVIEINPYLLGTMAGGAADCSFWERLLARQCRIYELRNKERISVAAASKLLANMVYQYKGMGLSMGTMICGWDKRGPGLYYVDSEGNRISGATFSVGSGSVYAYGVMDRGYSYDLEVEQAYDLARRAIYQATYRDAYSGGAVNLYHVREDGWIRVSSDNVADLHDKYSGSTP; encoded by the exons ATGGCGCTGGCCAGCGTGTTGGAGAGGCCGCTACCGGTGAACGGGCTCGGGTTTTTCGGACTCGGGGGTCGTGCGGATCTGCTGGATCTGGGTCCAGGGAGTCCCAGCGATGGGCTGAGCCTGGCCGCACCCCACCGGGGTGTCCCAGAGGAGCCGAGAATCGAAATGCTTCATGGAACCACCACCCTGGCCTTCAAG TTTCAACATGGAGTCATTGTTGCAGCGGACTCTCGCGCCACAGCGGGTGCCTATATAGCCTCCCAGACAGTAAAGAAGGTGATAGAGATCAATCCCTACCTGCTGGGCACCATGGCTGGGGGCGCAGCGGATTGCAGCTTCTGGGAGCGCCTATTGGCTCGTCAATGTCGAATCTATGAGCTTCGAAACAAGGAACGCATCTCTGTAGCAGCTGCCTCCAAGCTGCTTGCCAACATGGTGTATCAGTATAAAGGCATGGGGCTGTCCATGGGCACCATGATCTGTGGCTGGGATAAGAGAGGCCCTG GCCTCTACTATGTGGACAGTGAAGGAAACCGGATCTCAGGGGCCACCTTCTCTGTAGGTTCTGGCTCTGTGTATGCTTATGGGGTCATGGATCGGGGTTACTCCTATGACCTAGAGGTGGAACAGGCCTATGACCTGGCCCGTCGAGCCATCTACCAAGCCACCTATAGAGATGCCTACTCAGGAGGTGCAGTCAACCTCTACCATGTCCGAGAGGATGGCTGGATCCGAGTCTCCAGTGACAATGTAGCTGATCTACATGACAAATATAGTGGATCTACCCCCTGA
- the PSMB11 gene encoding proteasome subunit beta type-11 has protein sequence MALQDVCKWQAPNTQGPSPHLPQPGAWAVPPGCDPQTFLQIHGPRLAHGTTTLAFLFRHGVIAAADTRSSCGNYVECPTSRKIIPVHQHLLGTTSGTSADCAVWYRVLRRELRLRALREGQLPSVAGAAKLLSTMMSCYRGLDLCVATALCGWDRSGPALFYVYSDGTCLQGNIFSVGSGSPYAYGVLDRGYRYDMTPQEAYALARCAVAHATHRDAYSGGSVDLFHVRESGWEYVSRNDACVLYSELQKLPEPDKEEEEASRDHPEPASRHRDSRMPAETEIL, from the coding sequence ATGGCCCTGCAGGATGTGTGCAAGTGGCAGGCCCCCAACACCCAGGGACCATCACCTCACCTGcctcagcctggggcctgggctgTGCCCCCAGGCTGCGATCCTCAAACCTTCTTGCAGATCCACGGCCCCAGGCTGGCCCATGGCACCACCACCTTGGCCTTCCTCTTCCGGCATGGAGTCATCGCTGCTGCTGACACACGTTCCTCCTGCGGCAACTATGTGGAGTGTCCAACCTCACGCAAGATCATCCCTGTGCACCAGCACCTCCTGGGCACCACCTCCGGCACCTCGGCCGACTGTGCCGTATGGTACCGCGTGCTACGACGGGAGCTGCGGCTTCGGGCACTGAGGGAGGGTCAGCTGCCCAGCGTGGCCGGTGCCGCCAAGCTCTTGTCGACCATGATGTCCTGCTACCGGGGCCTGGATCTGTGTGTGGCCACGGCCCTGTGTGGCTGGGACCGCTCTGGCCCTGCCCTCTTCTATGTCTACAGTGACGGCACCTGCCTGCAAGGGAACATCTTCTCCGTGGGTTCTGGATCTCCCTATGCCTACGGCGTGCTAGACCGCGGCTACCGCTATGACATGACCCCCCAGGAAGCCTATGCCCTGGCTCGCTGTGCCGTGGCCCACGCCACCCACCGCGATGCCTACTCCGGGGGTTCTGTAGACCTTTTCCACGTGCGGGAGAGCGGATGGGAGTATGTGTCACGCAACGATGCCTGTGTGCTGTACTCGGAACTGCAGAAGCTTCCGGAGCCAgacaaggaagaggaggaggccagCCGGGACCATCCGGAGCCCGCCAGCCGGCACAGAGACTCTAGGATGCCCGCAGAGACTGAGATTCTCTGA